Sequence from the Pecten maximus chromosome 8, xPecMax1.1, whole genome shotgun sequence genome:
gaattatatctatatatatagcatatatcaggaaatatcaacatattaagAGGAACAATGGGATATTACCATAAGTTTATATTGTAGTGATACTAGTAATACACTTTGTAAACAAAACTATAGAAATGATTTATTCCATACTTGCAGTCGTATACATGGACTTTCCTTGGTGCCATGACTTCAAACCTGACGGCTCCACAATGACACCCGCCCGCGTGCTTCACGACGTCGTCGTCCGACATATCTATAACTGGTCCATCaataataatagtaaaaaaaaaaacagaaacaaaaaacagctcgtgttaaagaggcttgcccgcagagagatcagaaaaattggctaatagaaaaagattttttacacatgacagattgttggaattgttgagtttttcgTTTTAtgttccttataaaacgctgaagagtgttattaaaacctcattttttaaatattatttatttaatcgcaacccgcaataagtccccgctataaagtggagtctaatttgattgacacatcaaagaaacaagcacgtgcacagtgccacacagtgataacttcaaaggcagcggcgatttacaaagaagatttgccgttatattcgatacatttccctctcaggttgagttttaaaacgtcttttaaatacatattctgtaattgttttcaagaaataaagtcggaaagcctctaattttgtcacatagaaacgtgtactgaagtttatttagtgatcggagatgtgccgtttaccggtccgtctgcgggtaagcctctttaaagctttaaatactatatatagcaaataatatatatcaccaATTTACAAGTTAATGTATCGCTCATACTCAAGAATGAATTTGTATGATAGGTTTTCCTGTACATCACAACGTGCTtctaattaaatatatgttaatagACCTACTTTATTCAATTAAGGCTGAAGATTCTGGCTAGAAAAGTTTGAAGACAGCGGCGATTTCTAATAGATAGCGACACTATAGTTACACTGTTCTATTTTTAACAAGTTGGACGGAATCTCTCAACCGTGATATCAACGTCTTCTCCACAAATCTGACTAATACCAGTGTCATAGTGTCACGTAGGAAGACATGTACTAAtccatacttatatatatatataagtgtgatATATCTAGTACATGGACGTGTGTGAAAGGCATGACCTGGTCGGTATGACATACATACTTACTTATTTGATGGAGAGTAAAACTAGGTCGTACCTCAAAGGAATGACACAGGGGAAGCAACTCTAGGTAGATTTGCACTACTTACCGGGTAGACCATACTATACTAGTTTAGCGAAGTGTGTAGAGCTACCGGAAGCCAACGCTAGTTATGCAGACAATTCTTTAAGGTTTGGTTGAGTTAGCGTAAATCTCAAAGTATCCTCTTCTTTTACTAAATGGCCAATTAACGCTATTGCAATAGTTGTAGCTTTTAGTTCAGCTACGCCATCGGTTCTTTACTTTTAGTTTTACTGGTGTGGTGTCAACCACGGTGTTCAGTCCATTTGTGGCTTTGTAGTGATGATATCACTAGAAAGGCGTCCGTTAGTGACCAACGGTTTATTTTAAACATCCAGTTCCTTACAATAGCCAATCTGATTAATTGCATACTAGAACGTAGGCTTAGCAAACGAAGGCGTGAATAGAGGATTTGTTATTGTGCAACAACTACTAATAAGCGCTCCCTTGTCGGTTATAATAAAAAATCCTACGAACGGTCCACGATTCCAGTAAATCAGAAATGTTATGATATGTGTTCAAAACAATTACGTGCGTGTTCTCAATCTGCAATCTGCGTTCACCTTATTGCATTCGTGtagaaataaatacaatctGGCGACCGTTCAATGgttttatttaatgaataaCTATACTCTGGATGCCATGGAAAACATTTGTTTCCCTTAACGAGAGGATGAACTCCATTGATTTgggggtcaaatgtcaaggtcaatgtcatttaacGATTCAGATCCGTTTATACGTCGACACAATTTATATAGAATAGTCATCAGAGTCAACAACACTCGCAATACCCCGTCTTCATGAGGGGCGTGCATATGTACTCTATTATGTTATGAATCGTTGATTTAAAAACCATTTTGGTTGACCTCGGCGGAACCAAAggggctttttttttttttttttaacgtcctattaacagccagggtcatttaaggtgcaggtggaggaaagccggagtacccggagaaaaaccaccggcctacggtcagtacctggcaactgccccacgtaggtttcgaattcgcaacccagggctatagtgataaagtgtcgggacaccttaaccactcagccaccgcggcccctccaCAGGGTCTTGAATTAAGAGATAGCCATAAATACCTATATActtaatatgtatgtatttctgggattctttttaaatataagactagacatgcccctgtggcgGAACTATGGCAAGGAATCTGTATGATGATGTTTGAAGCAGCGGTTAATTATACCTTTGCTCTCTGCCGGTAAGAACATGTACAAACTGTATTATAATACAGTGGATAAAGAAAAATAGCTCTACCACACTAAATATTATACAATCTGCATATATAAATGGGGAAATACTGatgacaatctaattaaaattagacttgtaatttccgttcctctacgatacactgcaatacaagatctaacgacgccccgtaggaggtcatctcagcatgacctttgagctcagccaatcaGCGCGTCGCCTAGAAATTTTCGGTGTGATTTCGTTCTTCGGAAGTATAAATACTTACGTAACGTTCCCGaggtattgcagtgtatcgtagaggaacggaaattacaagtctaattttaattagattgtactGATGACTAACTGAATGTACACAAAGGTAATAATCCCTTAATCTACCATCTTGATCTTATTACTAATTATTTGTATCATAATAAAGAAGAAATCattgtaacagttttattagGTGTTcctaataataaataaatgaaactatacatgtagttgtttaAATCAACATAATGCTCATAATGTAACTTTAAATGGGCGGAAGAAGCGTACGGGCGGTTGGTACCCTCTTTCGATTTCTAGCGACAATTCATTCAGGATGGTCCCTCCTGTGTGCTAgtcctataatataagacttcgaAGGTTCATATCGTGATTTTTTACGTTTATTATCGgataattacatttttgttatttgtcgaATTTCGAGGTtcgacaaataacaaaaatgtaaatatccgataataaatgtaaaaaatcaCGATATGAACAATATgaagtcttatattataggacTATCCTGTGTGCGAGCGAGGTGCATACATGTACGTGTGATGATTGCGTGTGGGTTTTTGTATGGTCTTTGGCTCCTTTAAATAGCCgcctttatagtgctatctcactgaagcatactgccgaagacactaTCCGACAGGCGGATGATGGAGTCTGCATATTGTAATGTTATCCAATGACACCAAGTGTGTGGAAAATGATTCATATCAACACTGCATGCAAACGTCATTTATTTCCGAATACATTACTACAAATAAAACAGGAAATGTCGCTTTCGGCGTCATCACTTAGAGTCCCACAATTCACCGCTATGTTTAGAGTCTGCCGTTGATGGCGTTGACCAGAGACTGTTGAATCTGTCGCAGTTGCTGCCATTCGCATTCATTCAGGCCGTGAATGTTCAAGGTCATGGAGTGCAAATCTGACACGGGAGAATAACAAAAACGTGTAAGTCGCTGATAAGCAATTTTTGGACACTTCTGATACGTATGTGATCGTATTAACCCTAGGATTTATGATGTTTTATGGGCCTTTTAGAAATCTGATATTAGCCAATATTCGGATTAGTCATAGTTTATTCTGAAAACGTAAGGTTTGTGGGAAATATGCTATGTATACACgtcacaggggctcgttccTATATGCTCTCTTCAAAACTTTATTTAcctttacaacaattgcaaaacaagttaccatatatcaatttaaattaatcactcttgttggccctaATAGAAACACCCGAGAGGAAACCAGGGCACCCGTAGAAAACCCACGTAGTCGGGCAGGTGACCGATCCGGGAATCGAACActggccgcctaggtgaaagatAGGCGAGTGTGTACCACCCGACACCCCTATGACCGATAATTTTTGTGACAGATCTGACGACTACAGTGGTCGTTATACTTTATCTGAGCTTGCGACTTACGGAGTTTGTTGTGGATCAACAGTAGACGTATTTTGTCAATAGTAGGCACGACCAGATGGCAGCACAGTTGTATATGTCTTAACTTCCGGTTCGATATCAGCAAATACAACAGCTCCTCATCTATCGGTGGGTTCTTGTCCAGCTGGAGAGTTAAGTGTTcttagaaagaaagaaaaatattgctAGCTCTTTTGAAGCGCACAACCAGCTCTTTTTGCTGTACTCGGTATTTCTTGGATTTGGCCTTTTAGAAGTCTACTTTGCGGTTGTCCTCAATGACGTCTAAACATTTTTCAAGGATCTTTTGTTTCTTAATTCTCCCCTCGTTTCATCTCTAGGTTAGAATATTTAATCATGTATAGATGATGTTCGTGTCGGCCCCCAGTTTTTTCAACGTTCTTGTTCTAAAATGAGCTTCTTAGTTAAGATAAAAAAACTCCAGGAAAGTCATGCTTGGATAAATCTTAGCTAATATTTAGCTTGGGGATTTTCGAAACATTTTATGgtaggaatattgatgaaacgAGGGTTTGCTCCGGTTAATTAGTATATATTCCTCTTTATATTAGAGTAGGACATTCTGGTATGTCGAAGATTCAATGAGATTGCTATTACAACCACAGGATCTCGTTtctatttatattgatcagtaaaatatgatattgatattaaccATTGACACTTGGCCCCGGTTTCAGCAACATTCCTTAGGGTTATTCCTTAACTTGAAATTTTCCATCGTAAGCATTATTTGATTTAGGGAAACAATCTTAACCGGGAAATGttcccttaaattctgtaatgctttcctatggggCAATTTAAGTTAAGAGGTTTCctaagttaaggaatattgataaaacttggGCTCATACTGGATTCCAGTATTATTTTACTAATCTATAAAAACGAGCTCATGTGGTTCAAGCTCCAAAATCAGTTATGCATTATGGTTTTACCAAAATTCTTTCGTGTTGCATCTTCTGTTATTGAATGAGTGATAATGTATGTTCATATTAGGTCGTCTGATGACTCAGATGACTACGTTCACAATGAATGTCTCATAACTACAAGTAGCATATACGTACCAAGTGTGTCCTGGTACGTTCTTCCGATATGTCGGACCAGAAATGGAATCTGTCCTTGCATGTCATCATGTGTTGCAATCGATGCACATGACACGACGTACATTTCTCTGACTGGGATTCCTTTGACCAGTGGCGCAGTAGGATCGTAGAGTCTTCCCGTAACGTATATATAGAGAATCACCACTGCATCCGAACATTTCTTACTAAAATTGTTCCATACTTCTGATGGAATAACAATATGGCTCACGTTCTTTTCTATTGAAAGTGTCAGTTTCTGCAATGTGTTGCTCAGGTTTTCAGCGAAGGAGTCTAAAATATCTGAGTTGATAGATGAATAGTTGACGTATATCTGTGTGAGGGCTGAGAATTTGGACAATGTACTTATGTACCGTCTGTGACGTATCGGCAAAACATTTGTCTGGAAAAGATCGTCAGCAGATAACACTTTGAGCGTCTTCCCAGCGTAACCGCGGCTAAGGGATTCAAGCAGACGACAACCTTCGTGTAACGAAAGCCGACAGGAAACGACACTGACTGATTCCAGATATCGAAGACGCCTGAACAATCTACAGAGAGCCCCAATGACTTTATTACGTGATATCCAAAAGTGCCAGCAATTCTCCAAATCCAACTGATGCAAAAACACTCTAGGTGAGACGTATCTTCGAGTCGTAAAGTAGATGTTTCAGATAAGTTTCGGCTGCCAGCGCCATAACCTTGACCGTCCGATATGTCGGTTTACCGAAAGGAAAGCTTTAGTGTCTTTAAATACTTGCCCATGGTGTTGATGTATTGACACTCACGCTTCGCCTTATTTTCGGCCTTCAGTCCCATAAAATGTACCCGTCTACGTCGCCAAAGGGACGGCGTATAAAACAGATCCCGCCATCGCCTGCAGACGCATGCCATGTGCAGCCTCGCGTGGTCACACAGATATCCGTATATTTGTATTACCAGAATGTCGGGTAAGTTATTCCATCTTGAACTAAAGTCGTCATCCTCTTCTGAAATTTTGAGGTGGCTATCATCTTGTTTTTCCACCGCCGCCATTACAACCGAGCATTGTGACGTAATTTCAAAACAACGTCATATTTCGCGGAAGAAATTGCACAATtagtatggcgggtgtcgtcgatgaagcagaaggcGCTTACGGagcatttaagcattgaactgtttttgtatggtatttatgatatatttgaatgccagagctttgcaagcaaacagCATACTGTGCGTTagcacattatgatttgtttgcttgcgaagctctggcattcaaatagatcataaataccatacaaaaacagttcaacgtttatatttacattccttttactttttttatcatttaaatgctataattcatatttaacatTCATAATTAccgccttaccgacagtcaACAGATGTTTTGTCtgtcgttggaacagccggaacatggtcgagtgctttttggcaaacaaaatagtacatcattttattatcaacgtaatgcgcaaatggcatattttttataacaaataatgtagataAAATAATAAGTCGTTGAATTTGtttatcctggatattgtagttccggtttgtgttgtattaatacgctgataagtgtagcgcgtgatggatggcatttaaacgtacatcaatgccagagctcccaaacagactatatagtgataataccagacaaatgtaaatatatggtaTTATTACCCTTGTGCTTCGCGTCGAGCAATAGTCATGATCTTGGGTTGTTGCCCTCTGTCCCAGTCAAACAATTGCACATTATCATCCttgtacaataatgtacttTTCATCGAGTCTCCAtgtaaatttacattttgtgGTTATTTTGCCCACGTTAAATCGATTTCGAGTTTAAATTAGGGTTTGGTTATTTATTGTTTTGGGTGAAAGGAGAATGCATTTTTTCAGTCGTGTCTTTTTTAATCCTATTTGCGTATTCCCTATATAGACATGACTTACATAGTTATGAACATGTTCAAAAATACTAACCATAAAGCGTTATGAACAATTCAGTGGGACAGGTTCAACAATACTAACCGTACATCGTTATGAACAATTTAGCGGAACATGTTCAAAAATACTAACCGTACAGCGTTGTGAACAATTTAGCGGCACATGTTCAAAAATACTAACCGTACAGCGCTGTGAACAATTTAGCGGAACATGTTCAAAAATACTAACCGTACAGCGCTGTGAACAATTTAGCGGAACATGTTCAAAAATACTAACCGTACAGCGCTGTGAACAATTTAGCGGAACATGTTGAaacaactgtacatgtactaacaGACCACTTGATTCCAGTTGCGATATTGTGTAGAACAGTAAGTAATGAATGGTGCTATTGTGATGTCCCATCAACATCAATGTGTATTGCCGTAAAGTCACCCTGAAGTATAACGATTTACACTGGACATTCTGAAAAAAAGAACATCGAGCTTTGCCTAGCAGAACTGGGCTGAACGCCGGTACCAGCTGTAAAAGATGTAAGAGACGGAATATTGTCACTGTGGACACCCTAAAGAATTGCTATCTGGACATTCCTGTCTGCTTGGTCGAATGCCATATATTACATGGACGggatatttgtttacaaattgaGTAAACAAGAGTTTTGTATGCATGTATGTTTAGTTGATATGACCGCCACTGAGCTGGGCTCTCGGGATGATTGATCAGGCTATAAATTTTACAAGCTCTGCATGcttacatttgaaaaaaaagaatacatgtatttaagtaTGTATCTTTCTTTGTcctttgttgtatttttgttcgTATCCATAAGTTAGTCATTTTATATAACTTGCATGCTGTGATATTACCcttgtttttgttataaagtTTTTCTCTGTATTTTACTTATGTTAAGTCGTAGAAATAGCTCTACAGAGCTAATGTTCTTTGTTTTTAACATATGACAGTCGGACTTTAAATAAATCTTCTTGTATCTTGTATCCGCAGATTCCCAGTCCGACAGTCTAATAAACAATGGGTTTTCCATATTCTAGCCACAGGTatacttgtggacatgattatgatgttttttttacaaattaagcatgagattgttatacaataatttactcgtctataatgtaatattttgattaaaaacatcataatcatgtccacaagtacctgtgagtcTAGCAACAGATTTGATCGTTCTGTTGAAATTAGGGTAACACTTGCAAACGCACGAAACGATTGACAGTCATTTCACGATGAAGAATATTGAATCTATCGAACTCTGAACATTTGATTTTTTACAAAGAAGCTCATATTTAAAGACTTTTCCAATACAGCTTACTAAAATTTAGAAAAGCATGACGTGTAGCGCTTAGTGTAGTGTAATCACCCGACCGTGGCTACCGACGATGCACTGCTTTGAATTCCCGGGGAAATTTCGCTTCACGCTGTAGTGTCCTGAAAGATGTAGTCTTCACTAGGAATTCTAGCTTGGATGAGccatattttataatataactTAGTGGCATGCGGAGcatgcattttatataataaatgactCTGCCAATGAGTCTTGCAAATACTAGATGAAAATAAAACTCAATTTCAGGATTAATTGatcaatatattaaatttaataacattgtgtaaatcaaataaattaacAGCATCTTTCAAAATATATTCCATGCAATTCCACTCTTGACAATATCAATATCCAACACgtattttcaaatgttaaattggCATCTCCTTAGATCTACAACCATacaaaatgatacaaatgaATGAAGTGGGCAGGGAAATGTGGATGGCTCTTGTTTGATAACAGGAAAGGAAAGCACATGGTAAAATTTCCTAGGgaaggggggtgggggtgggggtgggggtgggggggggggtgggggggggggtgggggggggggggggggggggggtgtaatAGAGGAAATTGAGATTCCAAGATATGTGAACATGCCAAAAGAGGATGGTGAGCTCTCAAGATGGGAAGGATCATTCATAATAAATATGTGTATTCCTATAGTAGATTTCAAGCAATCTAAGTACTTAGTAagcttttattacatttttaccagtgagatatcaaaaattattcattctataaaagtgatatttttcactagtgaaaaaatatcaatatattttaggGTGGGGTGGGGTGAGGTTTGGAAAAGCAAAGGGTCATTTATAGAGGAAATAAGTGTTCTTAGGGATGAGGGAATGCTAAGAGAGGGGGACATTCATAACTGtctggtggtggtggtgtggtgtgtgtgtgtgtggggggggcAGTTATACAGGGGAAGGAGCTTTTATAAGGCAAATAGCATGCCTgtggggaagggggggggggggagtggtATTTATACAGGGGAGGAACACCTAAAAGGGAGTAGGATGGATGCCTAGATGGTAGTGTCATGTGTCATTCATTGGGAAGGAGTATGTCTAGATGAGAGTGGCATTGAGGGGGGGGGGAACAGACCTAGTGGGGAGTGGTATTCATAAGGGTGATGCTAAGATGGACTATATCTAGAGGAATTGGGTGAAAGAGCAGGCCTCTTATCTCTTATCTCCCATTCTCTCATTCTCCATCCCCCACTCTGTCATTCTCCATCTCTCACTGTCATTCTCAATCTCTCACTCTGTCATTTTCCATCTCTCACTCTGTCATTCTCCATTTCTCATTCTCCATCTCCCATTCTCTCGTTCTCCATCTCTCACTCTGTCATTCTCCATCTCTCACTCTGTCATTCTCCATCTCTCACTCTGTCATTCTCCATCTCCCATTCTCTCGTTCTCCATCTCTCACTCTGTCATTCTCCATCTCTCATTCTCTCGTTCTCCATCTCTCACTCTGTCATTCTCCATCTCTCACTCTGTCATTCTCCATCTCTCACTGTCATTCTCCATCTCCCATTCTCTCGTTCTCCATCTCTCACTCTGTCATTCTCCATCTCTCACTCTGTCATTCTCCATTTCTCACTCTCCATCTCCAATTCTCACATTTTCTGTCTCCCATAACATTGTCTCATGCACAATTTCTCTCTTGTGGACAACATGATGTCAGGATCAGTTATACCATGTTTCCCTCTCTGCTTCATGACAAATTACCTTTATATGAAAGTGCCACTGTATTACACTCCTCGTGTATTTCTCTACACTCATTATATTGGATATCTCTTAAACATCCTGTCTGTGTCAATACgatcaaacctgtctataaaagaGCTCAATGAAGCAGAGGAAAATTGTCTTTACAGAATGTTGGTCTTTGAGGACAGGTTGATAGGGAGGTGGCTGGTAGCCTTTAGGGCAGGTTTGACTGCATATCCTCCATGTACCTTTTGCTTACATGATTTTACACAAATGTTCCTGTTTAATCACTACTTCTCTCAAAGAACTATGTTAATGATGTAGTCAGGTGATCCAGTTTGCTAAGTTACTGTGCCGTCAGTACTGGGAATGTTCCTTCAAAAGGAAATACAAGTCCGCAAAAAACACTATCGTACCAAAGATGAGACCCATAATCATTtgctgaaaaacaaaaaaataaaacaccaTATAAAATACGTAACATACAATGATTTAAAGAGTCGTAATCTATATGACACATTCATTGCAACAATTTTGGGGTAATCTGATTTTCCAGTGATAATTAAACTTTTGTGGTTATCAGATTTTTGAGTGAATTTTTAGGGTAGTCTG
This genomic interval carries:
- the LOC117332536 gene encoding uncharacterized protein LOC117332536; protein product: MYVVSCASIATHDDMQGQIPFLVRHIGRTYQDTLEHLTLQLDKNPPIDEELLYLLISNRKLRHIQLCCHLVVPTIDKIRLLLIHNKLHLHSMTLNIHGLNECEWQQLRQIQQSLVNAINGRL